The nucleotide window TATAGGTGGTTTTGGTGTGCATTTAGGCTTCAATCTTATTTTATGGAGTTCTAAAAACAATAGAACAGCTTCAATTAGTTTATGCATATGCAAAACTGTCTTGGATGTGTTTAATAACTTCATATTTGTGCTTATTTTCTATACCCTACTCCTATTATTTGCATTAgtttcttttgtgaaattggTTGTTTTAATGTGTTTAGTGTGAGTTTTGTAGGAAATCGTCCCTAAGGTTGAGTTAGagctaaaaagagaaaaatatgatgaaaaaagaagaagcaaagaagGCAGAAATTTGGAATTAGCAACTTGGAACTCAAGAAACTGACTGTACATATGGGTCAATTTTATAGATTGAAATGTATATGCTCAAGAAGAACTAGATAACATGCTTTATATTTGGAAAGCTCTGGAAATCTAGTTTTTAGATCATTTTACAGTTCATGATTTCGAGTTTGTTGGAGAAAGTTacattagttttagtactaGTGGGTCAGTGATGGAATTATGCACGAGTTTTGACAACTGAGCATCACAAGTTACCATTCTTGGAAAGCAAGCTTTTGGACATCCTTGGGTAGTTAGGAGCATAgtctaaaatatcaataatattgacgaaatatcgaggatattattgttttttcgGATCACGGATATTTCAGAAcgtacatatcgtataaatatcgatatcgataatttcACTGacacttcagcaatattttgtcaaaatatcacTGTAATATCGTTATAATATTGAagatatcgaaaatatcgatgtaatgaaaaaaaaaaaaaaagaaaaaaaaaagagcacaCACACAAAGGGGATTCAAACCCTTGTCATTTCACTCCTCCAATGTCTTAACCACAatgttgcttatgtttttgtgataatatgctaaaatatgtaattttatattgttttgttttgaacaattacatgcaaaactattttgggggtttatcatttgatgactactcttcacgGTACACTTACTCTATAtgtagagatgatgaagatagtgaaaattttggttCTTGCCTTCTTGGCCCCAtctaaccaaaataaaaaataaaaaataaaaaatttgaacctcataAGAACTCTGTGTGGTACTAAGGAGGGTGCattcaatttagattttaaatgattttaaaagagttatAAAGTTGATGGAgtttaattgaatttaattgagtttgaCTGAATTCGTGTATAGATTTTAATTGAGtttgttaaaattttattattgattttaatgaAGTTTATAGCGATGGCGGTGTTGGTGATGGCAATGGCGGTGGCGATGGTGGTTTGTGGGGGAGTAAGTGGTAGAGGAGGtaggggtggtggtggtggtggtggtggcggcggTAGCAGtgaggtggtggaggaggtggGGGTGATAGTAATGGTTGTGGTGGGCGtgaggtggtggaggtggtggtagtggtggaggtggtggcagtggcggtggcggtggcgATATTGTGGGGGTGACAGTGGCGGTGGCAGTGGCCTAGCAGTGATGGTGATAATGTTGGCAGTGGTTGTTGTCGTGGTGACGGTGGGGTTGATAGTGAGGGTGGTAATTGTGGTGGAGGTAGGGTCAatgtggtggaggtggtgacAGTGGAGTGATGGTGATAGTGATGGCGGTAGTGGTGGTGACGGTGGGGCTAGTAGTGGGAGCGGCggtgggtggtggtggaggtggcggTGGTGGAGGTGACGACAATGACTgtggtggtggcggcggcGGCGACGGCTATGGTGATAATATAAGTGGTGAAATCATATattgagaataaaaataatatatctatCAAAATCTCTTGGGGGGAAGCCTAAAATTAGTCTATTATCAAATGAAATCCACCACTTTTGTATTTCCTTTAAAATCAATGAGTTTTTGAATACATCCAAACTTTTATGAAGTCTTTTAAAGTCATGATTGAATACATCCAAATTTGAATGGAGtttaaaaattctgaattgaatacacccagaATTGAATAGACTTTTATAAAATCGTGATTGAATACACCTAAACTTTtaaacttctttaaaatcttttaaaatctaaattgaatacacccccctAAGTCACTTATGTAttttaccatgcaatgtataaagtgtaaaatagtgtagtaaattattatatataaataattatggtatgtttaatcttctttaattaattattacatatttttttaactcACAGTGTTTGTTAGCTTTccatataatcaacttaaatcagttaaCCCATTATGCAAcgcatttccttccaattttttgtgataaactaatacATAATTGAATGAATAAACATTCTCTAAAGTTTCGATAAAAATTTTCAGGTTTTTCTTACTATTTTCGtagtttttattcaatttttattgatatcgataatatctcAATAGTTCTATCGAAATTTTCGTGTTTTTAGAC belongs to Prunus persica cultivar Lovell chromosome G4, Prunus_persica_NCBIv2, whole genome shotgun sequence and includes:
- the LOC109948656 gene encoding glycine-rich cell wall structural protein 1.0-like yields the protein MAVLVMAMAVAMVVCGGVSGRGGRGGGGGGGGGGSSEVVEEVGVIGQCGGGGDSGVMVIVMAVVVVTVGLVVGAAVGGGGGGGGGGDDNDCGGGGGGDGYGDNISGEIIY